One window of the Acinonyx jubatus isolate Ajub_Pintada_27869175 chromosome A2, VMU_Ajub_asm_v1.0, whole genome shotgun sequence genome contains the following:
- the PRSS2 gene encoding trypsin-2 isoform X1, whose protein sequence is MMDEKHSVDEKTTFRPVSHRVQFAFPTDDDDKIVGGFTCEENSIPYQVSLNSGYHFCGGSLISDQWVVSAAHCYKSRIQVRLGEHNIEVLEGDEQFINSAKVIRHPRFNSWTLDYDIMLIKLSSPAALTARVSTISLPSACAPAGTQCLISGWGNTLSSGTNYPELLQCLDAPLLSQDQCKAAYPGQITENMVCAGFLEGGKDSCQGDSGGPVVCGGELQGIVSWGYGCAQKNKPGVYTKVCNFTDWIKEMIAANS, encoded by the exons ATGATGGATGAGAAGCATTCAGTGGATGAGAAAACCACATTCAGACCTGTGTCACACCGAGTGCAGT TTGCTTTCCCCACTGACGACGATGACAAGATCGTTGGGGGCTTTACCTGTGAGGAGAACTCCATCCCCTACCAGGTGTCCCTGAACTCGGGCTACCACTTCTGCGGCGGCTCCCTCATCAGTGACCAGTGGGTGGTGTCTGCGGCTCACTGCTACAAGTC TCGCATCCAAGTGAGGCTCGGAGAGCACAACATCGAAGTCCTGGAGGGGGATGAGCAGTTCATCAACTCGGCCAAGGTCATCCGCCACCCCAGATTTAACAGCTGGACCCTGGACTATGACATCATGCTTATCAAGCTCTCCTCACCTGCAGCCCTCACTGCCCGGGTGTCCACCATATCGCTGCCCTCCGCCTGTGCCCCCGCCGGCACCCAGTGCCTCATCTCCGGCTGGGGCAACACCCTGAGCTCTGGCA CCAACTACCCCGAGCTGCTACAGTGCCTGGACGCCCCGCTGCTGAGCCAGGACCAGTGTAAAGCCGCCTACCCCGGGCAGATCACGGAGAACATGGTTTGCGCTGGCTTCCTCGAGGGAGGCAAGGACTCCTGCCAG ggtGACTCTGGTGGCCCTGTGGTCTGCGGAGGAGAGCTCCAGGGCATCGTCTCCTGGGGCTATGGCTGTGCCCAGAAGAACAAGCCTGGCGTCTACACCAAGGTGTGCAACTTTACAGACTGGATTAAGGAGATGATAGCTGCCAACAGCTAA
- the PRSS2 gene encoding trypsin-2 isoform X2, producing MTPLLILAFVGAAVAFPTDDDDKIVGGFTCEENSIPYQVSLNSGYHFCGGSLISDQWVVSAAHCYKSRIQVRLGEHNIEVLEGDEQFINSAKVIRHPRFNSWTLDYDIMLIKLSSPAALTARVSTISLPSACAPAGTQCLISGWGNTLSSGTNYPELLQCLDAPLLSQDQCKAAYPGQITENMVCAGFLEGGKDSCQGDSGGPVVCGGELQGIVSWGYGCAQKNKPGVYTKVCNFTDWIKEMIAANS from the exons ATGACTCCACTCCTGATCCTTGCTTTCGTGGGAGCTGCTG TTGCTTTCCCCACTGACGACGATGACAAGATCGTTGGGGGCTTTACCTGTGAGGAGAACTCCATCCCCTACCAGGTGTCCCTGAACTCGGGCTACCACTTCTGCGGCGGCTCCCTCATCAGTGACCAGTGGGTGGTGTCTGCGGCTCACTGCTACAAGTC TCGCATCCAAGTGAGGCTCGGAGAGCACAACATCGAAGTCCTGGAGGGGGATGAGCAGTTCATCAACTCGGCCAAGGTCATCCGCCACCCCAGATTTAACAGCTGGACCCTGGACTATGACATCATGCTTATCAAGCTCTCCTCACCTGCAGCCCTCACTGCCCGGGTGTCCACCATATCGCTGCCCTCCGCCTGTGCCCCCGCCGGCACCCAGTGCCTCATCTCCGGCTGGGGCAACACCCTGAGCTCTGGCA CCAACTACCCCGAGCTGCTACAGTGCCTGGACGCCCCGCTGCTGAGCCAGGACCAGTGTAAAGCCGCCTACCCCGGGCAGATCACGGAGAACATGGTTTGCGCTGGCTTCCTCGAGGGAGGCAAGGACTCCTGCCAG ggtGACTCTGGTGGCCCTGTGGTCTGCGGAGGAGAGCTCCAGGGCATCGTCTCCTGGGGCTATGGCTGTGCCCAGAAGAACAAGCCTGGCGTCTACACCAAGGTGTGCAACTTTACAGACTGGATTAAGGAGATGATAGCTGCCAACAGCTAA